One genomic window of Branchiostoma floridae strain S238N-H82 chromosome 4, Bfl_VNyyK, whole genome shotgun sequence includes the following:
- the LOC118413069 gene encoding zinc finger protein 678-like gives PYKCDECNRQFSVLSSLKTHLRTHTGEKLYRCEECSKQFSRLNHLKTHMQTHTGEKPYRCEECIRQFSQLTHLKTHMHTHTGVKPYRCEECSRQFNTLSSRKRHMRTHTGEKPYRCEECSRQFSELCVLKKHIRTHTGEKPYRCEECSRQFSQLGHLTTHMRTHTDEKPYKCEKCSRQFSQLGSLKKHMRTHTGEKPYMCEKCSKQFSHLGHLKKHMRTHTREKPYRCEECSRQFSRLDSLKTHMRTHTGEKPYRCEDCNRQFSEQGALKTHMRTHTGEKPYRCEECSRQFNTLSSRKRHMRTHTGEKPYRCEECSRQFSELCVLKKHIRTHTGEKPYRCEECSRQFSQLGHLTTHVRTHTDEKPYKCEKCSRQFSQLGSLKKHMRTHTGEKPYMCEKCSRQFSQLGALKIHMRTHTGKTEGVSSVN, from the coding sequence ccttacaagtgtgacgagtgcaacaggcagtttaGTGTGCTTAGTAGTCTCAAGACTCACCTGCGtacccacactggggagaaactttacaggtgtgaggagtgcagcaagcaattCAGTAGGCTGAATCATCTCAAAactcacatgcagactcacacaggtgagaaaccctacaggtgtgaggagtgtattAGGCAGTTCAGCCAGCTGactcatctgaagactcacatgcatACTCATACAGGGGTGAAACCCTAtaggtgtgaggaatgcagcaggcagttcaacacgctgagtagtcgaaagagacacatgcgcactcacacaggggagaaaccttacaggtgtgaagagtgcagcaggcagttcagtgaactTTGTGTGCTTAAGaaacacatacggactcacacaggggagaaaccctacaggtgtgaggagtgcagtaggcagttcagtcagcttggtCATCTGAcaactcacatgcggactcacactgatgagaaaccttataagtgtgagaaatgcagcaggcagttcagtcagctgggttctctgaagaaacacatgcggactcacacaggagagaaaccctacatgtgtgagaagtgcagcaagcagttcagtcatctgggtcatctgaagaaacacatgaggactcacacaagggagaaaccctacaggtgtgaggagtgcagcaggcagttcagtaggctggatagtctgaagactcacatgcggactcatacaggggagaaaccctacaggtgtgaggattgcaacaggcagttcagtgagcagggtgctctgaagactcacatgcggactcacacaggtgagaaaccctataggtgtgaggaatgcagcaggcagttcaacacgctgagtagtcgaaagagacacatgcgcactcacacaggggagaaaccttacaggtgtgaagagtgcagcaggcagttcagtgaactTTGTGTGCTTAAGaaacacatacggactcacacaggggagaaaccctacaggtgtgaggagtgcagtaggcagttcagtcagctgggtcatctgacaactcacgtgcggactcacactgatgagaaaccttataagtgtgagaaatgcagcaggcagttcagtcagctgggttctctgaagaaacacatgcgcactcacacaggggagaaaccctacatgtgtgagaagtgcagcaggcagttcagtcagctgggtgccCTGAAGAtacacatgaggactcacactggaAAAACTGAAGGTGTAAGTTCTGTGAACTAG
- the LOC118413053 gene encoding zinc finger protein 84-like → MATTDSMQGLDDVRRGAAGGSADSVLTWQGDRHEESGEESGGRDKGVRVYRCEECSKEFSKLCNLKTHTRTHTGEKPYRCEECTKQFSQLSDLKTHMRTHTGEKPYRCDECNRQFSQLGHLKSHMRTHTGEKPYRCEECSRQFSKLSNLKTHMQTHTGEKPYRCEECSRQFRNLSNLKEHMRTHTGEKPYRCEECSRQFGVLSSLKRHMRTHTGQKPYRCDECTRQFRQLGDLKTHMRTHTGEKRYRCEECSRQFSELGNLKKHMQTHTGKTEGVRDGTESSVNFIPDIADMATTEGMQGLDDVMRGAAGGSADSVLTWQGDRREESGEESGRRDKGVRVYRCEECNKQFSKLSNLKRHMRTHTGEKPYRCDECSRQFSQLGDLKSHMRTHTGEKPYRCEECSRQFKRLSILKTHMRTHTGEKPYSCEECSRHFSDLGHMKRHMHTHTGEKPYKCEECSRQFSQLSDLKRHMQTHTGEKPYGCEECSCQFSRLDSLQTHMRTHTGEKPYRCEECSRQFSVLSNLKTHMRTHTGEKPYSCGECSRQFSQLSHLKSHTRTHTDEKPYRCEESAAGSSVC, encoded by the exons ATGGCAACAACAGACAgcatgcagggtttggatgacgtcaggagaggagcagcagggggttctgctgacagtgttctcacctggcaaggagaCAGACATGAGGAGTCTGGGGAGGAGTCCGGTGGGAGAGACAAAGGTGTGAgagtgtacaggtgtgaggagtgcagcaaggaGTTCAGTAAGCTGTGTAATCTAAAGACTCACacgcgtactcacacaggggagaaaccttacaggtgtgaggagtgcaccaagcagttcagtcaacttagtgatctgaagactcacatgcggactcacactggggagaaaccctacaggtgtgatgAGTGCAATAGGCAGTTCAgccagctgggtcatctgaagtctcacatgcggactcacacaggtgagaaaccctacaggtgtgaggagtgcagcaggcagttcagtaagctaagcaatctgaagactcacatgcagactcacacaggtgagaaaccgtacaggtgtgaagagtgcagcaggcagttccgTAACCTGAGTAATCTTAAagaacacatgcggactcacacaggggagaaaccttacaggtgtgaggagtgcagcaggcagttcggTGTGCTGAGTagtctgaagaggcacatgcggactcacacaggtcaGAAACCCTATAGGTGTGATGAGTGCaccagacagttcagacagctGGGTGatctaaagactcacatgcggactcacaccggagagaaacgttacaggtgtgaggagtgcagcaggcagttcagtgagctgggtaatctgaagaaacacatgcagactcacactgGAAAAACTGAAGGTGTAAGGGACGGAACAGAGAGTTCTGTGA ACTTTATTCCAGATATTGCTGATATGGCAACAACAGAAGgcatgcagggtttggatgacgtcatgagaggagcagcagggggttctgccgacagtgttctcacctggcaaggagaCAGACGTGAGGAGTCTGGGGAGGAGTCCGGTAGGAGAGACAAAGGTGTGAgggtgtacaggtgtgaggagtgcaacaagcagttcagtaagctgagtaatctgaagaggcacatgcgcactcacacaggggagaaaccctacaggtgtgacgagtgcagcaggcagtttagtcagctgggagatctgaagtctcacatgcggactcacacaggagagaaaccttacaggtgtgaggagtgcagcagacagttcaaaAGGCTGAGTattctgaagacacacatgcgcactcacacaggggagaaaccctacagctgtgaggagtgcagcaggcactTCAGTGACCTGGGTCATATGAAaagacacatgcacactcacacaggggagaaaccttacaagtgtgaggagtgcagcaggcagttcagtcagctgagtgatctgaagaggcacatgcagactcacactggggagaagccTTAtggatgtgaggagtgcagttgTCAGTTCAGTAGGCTGGATAGTCTTCAGActcacatgcgtactcacactggggagaaaccctacaggtgtgaggaatgcagcaggcagttcagtgtgctgagtaatctgaagactcacatgcggactcacacaggtgagaaaccctatagttgtggggagtgcagcaggcagttcagtcagctgagtcatCTGAAGTCTCACACACGGACTCACACAGACGAGAAACCGTATAGGTGTGAGgagagtgcagcaggcagttcggTGTGCTGA